The Herbaspirillum sp. RTI4 genome has a segment encoding these proteins:
- the icmH gene encoding type IVB secretion system protein IcmH/DotU, whose translation MNHTTPSLLNDMSDRHHPNKVSKQTNSLLDLMYDGFYAAFLLKNECAPQDLENLTSQIRNFLIDFEKSAKKTNIHPEDIDASQYAYCATVDEIILHSSFEIRDVWARRPLQLLLFGDQLAGEHFFSRLEDLRAKGSAHLPALEIFHLCLLIGFRGKYLIEGTEKLNYLTARLGDEIARMKGKSVGFAPHWERPDQVSNKLRNDLPLWVLCSVFSLLGLSAYFALNMMLSKATMTSISGYGDVVKLAPRPANLNITLP comes from the coding sequence ATGAACCACACTACACCCTCTCTTTTAAACGACATGTCCGACCGGCATCACCCCAATAAGGTGTCAAAGCAAACCAACTCTTTGCTTGATCTTATGTACGACGGTTTTTATGCGGCTTTTTTACTTAAAAACGAATGCGCGCCTCAGGACCTTGAAAATCTGACTTCGCAAATCCGAAATTTTCTGATTGATTTTGAAAAAAGCGCAAAAAAAACGAATATTCACCCTGAAGATATTGATGCGTCCCAATATGCCTATTGTGCAACGGTTGATGAAATCATTCTCCATTCATCCTTTGAAATCCGCGATGTCTGGGCGCGTCGCCCGCTACAACTGCTTTTGTTTGGCGATCAACTGGCAGGCGAACATTTTTTTTCTCGCCTCGAAGATTTGCGCGCAAAAGGCAGCGCGCATCTGCCTGCGCTAGAAATATTTCATCTCTGTCTGCTCATTGGATTCCGAGGGAAGTATTTGATAGAAGGTACCGAGAAATTGAATTACCTGACAGCACGTCTGGGAGATGAAATAGCGCGCATGAAAGGAAAGAGTGTCGGCTTTGCACCGCACTGGGAACGACCTGATCAGGTGAGCAACAAACTGCGTAACGATCTTCCGCTATGGGTACTGTGTTCAGTATTCTCATTGCTTGGACTAAGTGCGTATTTCGCCTTAAATATGATGCTATCCAAAGCGACGATGACGAGTATCAGCGGATATGGCGACGTGGTTAAGCTGGCGCCGCGACCAGCAAACCTGAATATCACTCTCCCGTAA
- the tssJ gene encoding type VI secretion system lipoprotein TssJ, with amino-acid sequence MQFPLHIIFLCMLIISLNGCTFSALGSAAGSVLQMAGIAKSDIPDAQKSPRTIHIKLQARKNLNSDSNGTPFALVVRIYKLRQEGPFLQAAYEIFTMHSKEKDALGADLIEVKEVTLVPGQDYEIQEKVSRDANFIGVVALYRAPVPEQWKLSVPIDIAEKKGIYINAHACALSVDGGVIPAAKKIGRQNIGRACQ; translated from the coding sequence ATGCAATTCCCACTTCATATTATTTTTTTATGTATGCTGATCATTAGTCTGAACGGCTGTACTTTTTCTGCATTAGGTTCTGCTGCCGGATCTGTTCTGCAGATGGCGGGTATAGCAAAGTCAGATATTCCCGACGCACAAAAGTCTCCGCGCACTATCCATATAAAACTGCAAGCGAGGAAAAATCTGAACTCTGACAGTAACGGGACTCCGTTTGCGCTGGTAGTGCGCATCTATAAACTCAGACAAGAAGGGCCATTTCTTCAAGCCGCTTACGAGATATTCACGATGCACTCAAAAGAAAAAGATGCACTGGGCGCCGATTTGATAGAAGTAAAAGAAGTCACTCTGGTCCCAGGACAGGATTATGAAATACAGGAAAAAGTTTCGAGGGATGCCAACTTCATTGGAGTCGTTGCTCTGTACCGCGCACCAGTACCAGAGCAATGGAAGTTATCCGTGCCAATCGATATCGCTGAAAAAAAGGGGATTTATATCAATGCACATGCATGTGCATTAAGTGTTGATGGGGGTGTAATTCCAGCAGCCAAAAAGATCGGCCGGCAAAATATCGGCCGGGCCTGTCAATAA
- the tssK gene encoding type VI secretion system baseplate subunit TssK — translation MNTSKILWGEGLFLRPQHFQQQDQYHEKRLHEMSVALHPYVWGVLSMEIDEEALKNSSLRFLRLSVIFQDGEIYMAPEQDALPAAIDLSNLPHDHPTITYHIALPYLKDTGDNASQTAEYSHAHRYTQSNTGTCDLFTKAAEAELSFLKKSVRLVSGLDPRASLTHFPITRLQRCAGNGYEVDPTFIAPSLSIKSAPGIRRRLHQLMDALHAKVSALYGHHREPSKNVIEFRSGDTSSFWFLHTASSAYASLAHYYHHQDFHPERLFQQLLSLAGALMTFSKTHTLTDLPMYQHDDPGPCYSKLDQIIRDLLDTVISSRYFSIALSQTKPCYLHGVLDSGKINEKTAFYLAIGADIPALELVETVPTIVKLGSPEDVDKFVLSSMPGVKISHMPQVPSVLPVRPETYYFSLESKGPIYDRMLQAQSISIYVPSNFKDPRIELFAVTS, via the coding sequence ATGAACACATCAAAAATTTTATGGGGCGAAGGTTTGTTTCTGCGGCCCCAGCATTTTCAACAACAAGATCAGTACCACGAAAAACGCCTGCACGAAATGAGCGTGGCTCTACATCCCTACGTGTGGGGTGTTCTATCCATGGAAATCGACGAAGAGGCGCTAAAAAACAGTTCACTACGCTTTCTCCGCCTGTCAGTCATTTTCCAGGACGGTGAAATTTACATGGCGCCAGAGCAAGACGCTCTGCCTGCTGCGATAGATCTGAGCAATCTACCGCACGATCATCCGACTATTACTTATCACATCGCCCTGCCCTATCTGAAAGATACGGGAGACAATGCTTCGCAGACCGCCGAATACAGTCATGCACACCGCTATACGCAAAGCAATACAGGTACTTGCGACCTGTTCACCAAAGCAGCCGAGGCGGAACTGAGTTTTCTCAAAAAATCGGTGCGACTGGTATCCGGACTGGATCCACGCGCCTCCCTGACACATTTCCCGATAACACGACTACAGCGTTGTGCTGGCAATGGATATGAAGTGGATCCGACCTTCATCGCCCCAAGCCTGTCCATTAAAAGCGCCCCCGGTATTCGCCGCCGCTTGCATCAATTAATGGATGCGCTCCACGCCAAAGTCAGCGCCTTGTACGGACACCATCGTGAACCGAGTAAAAACGTCATCGAATTTCGTTCCGGCGACACATCATCATTCTGGTTTTTGCACACGGCCAGTTCTGCCTACGCCTCGCTCGCGCATTATTACCATCACCAGGACTTCCATCCAGAGCGCCTGTTTCAGCAACTTCTTTCACTGGCAGGGGCACTGATGACGTTTTCTAAAACACATACACTGACCGATTTACCCATGTACCAACATGACGACCCCGGACCTTGTTATTCCAAGCTGGATCAAATCATTCGAGACTTGCTCGACACCGTCATTTCTTCACGTTATTTTTCAATCGCGCTTTCCCAGACTAAGCCCTGCTATTTGCATGGGGTATTGGATTCCGGAAAAATCAACGAAAAAACGGCGTTTTATTTGGCAATCGGCGCCGATATTCCTGCTCTTGAACTGGTAGAGACGGTGCCGACCATCGTGAAATTAGGATCACCGGAAGATGTCGACAAATTCGTGCTGTCGTCTATGCCTGGCGTCAAAATTTCACATATGCCCCAAGTGCCATCGGTCTTGCCCGTACGCCCTGAAACCTACTATTTTTCATTAGAGAGCAAGGGGCCTATTTACGACCGCATGCTGCAAGCGCAGTCGATCTCGATCTACGTCCCCAGCAATTTCAAAGACCCCCGGATTGAACTTTTCGCAGTTACATCATGA